In a single window of the Clarias gariepinus isolate MV-2021 ecotype Netherlands chromosome 16, CGAR_prim_01v2, whole genome shotgun sequence genome:
- the smg1 gene encoding serine/threonine-protein kinase SMG1 isoform X2 — MSRKALGSRLSSAQKLHRNWNDWQPRGDSTSASQEGVKCSVSREHSSSAAVYEPAHSEQPGTPPLHHDTYATHSSLEEGGVCECVCVYDADGGHSENTFGWKSLGQELRINDVTVDLSSFQHGHRALAAKDMRKSQDRPQAHSDESRLANLLRRVSREDDRDRRLATLKQMRELIVHSENKVVLVKQLDTILSTLNDILNESSKLLHELRQEAACCLGLLCAALSYEAEKIFKWMFMKFSGCSKDEVKLLYLVAVYKALETAGEKKAFSPVMQLVMSSLQSILENLDTPELLCQSVKCILLVARCYPHVFSTNFRDTVDILVGWHIDHTQKQALTLQVSGWLQSLEQFWVADLAFSTTLLGQFLEDMEAYAEDLSHVVSGEAVDEDVPPPAVSLPKLAALLRVFSTVVRSIGERFNPIRGPPITEAYVTDVLNRVLTCITTAKQVYFSEAVLTAGNECVCVLLTSMDSSSQLSGAVISYGLDQLESCRSCSAEYSMAVLNLLTLIVDQINTKLPATFVEKLLSPNSQLLELRFHREREVMVAAHSVYQAVLSLKNIPILEAAYKLVLGEMGCAVNSLLAPLGLPPACPSIQHTAFAQLQLRPDRAEFVLIFNLSTLTTIGNTKNSLIGMWALSPTVFALLSQNLVLVHNELAVHYPAVQYAVLYTLYSHCTRHDHFISSSLSSSSPSLFDGAVISTVTTATKKHFSTLLSLLGSLLSKDHLNPEARKLLLTWSLEVCVMMKKSETYSPLFSLPSFQRFCKGILSNALHEDPTVCLQTCSSLQVLSSSLPMELLQRCVDVCRVQLVHSTVRVRQAFGKLLRSVPLHVALSNRSSSEIHEISLAIRRHMSKAPSNTFHPQDFSDLISFILYGTVHRGGKEPWLERLYHSCQRLEKRECAVVPRSLLKTEAVLWQWAVWEAAQFTVLSKLRTPLGRAQDTFQTIEGMIRSLAAHSLNSEQELSQWSGGESDEGHHTNQLRLALLLQFLENLEKLMYNAYEGCANALTAPPKGIRTFFYTNRQTCQDWLTRIRLALMRVGLMSGQPAVTIRHGFDLLTEIKNSSSQGPEMEVPITMLVEALCELRCPEAIQGLAAWSLTHMGKSLAWVGSVALQAEGKFEKAALEYQEQLCAVTGVDCSIKGFDRSLLKLSNSSTGNSSSPKHTANGDVKKTVLLKSSECSPEVLNFLANKACECYVSLSDWASVQEWQASMMALKKNSNSSATVNLKTDFNYIKALSRFEDGDFPECRAQLELLPGEDYGLLNSNTKDKLDLKRLLPAVLSPDPSELQKAIEVQLLRSAVGAITSASHEQDQKVLPSSDTLVKYLKQTGRIALGPLRLSTLTLCDTLPTLGTLQLHCASSLETSLCSQHPSEECLVPLYSEALSTCKQQDVQPWLHALRYSTFQREMFLKLRGSSGPVDSHLVELCLTAVKFARKQGNIALATRLLAQCSKPSTDDTEDSDLVQGFRQLSLEGVVAEKWGPELKIERAKVLFTAGQSVSAMEMLSSCALSYCRSGKCERAACRSILTLCKWLLADWKDLTPQLKQVVKRNSSSPPTALGKNVAALLELPVEEQGILRITTETTVSVGVGEADFVLGQLYQLSASQAPEVAKSWAALASWAYRWGRKVVDNASQGEGVPLLPGEKKEIEELLPTGTSNEDKEMIFSILGQAMCRPAGIQDEDMALQNEEDDEDDMVDVIWRQLLSSCPWLAEVEEGVTEGLIRVWRRVVDRIFSLYRVSCRAYFTFLKLNAGQTPIDEDDPKLLLNPQNSKQSNDDVIVMATLRLLRLLVKHAGELREGLELGLASTPTAPWRGIIPQLFSRLNHPEAYIRQSICSLLCRVAQDSPHLILYPAIVGSISLGGEAQTAGTKLPSALPTLLGNMPDEALCGGESEGVSPPASQESGRGDELGLCSMEDQAMMQDCYSKIVDTLSGANPTMVQQVQMLVGELRRVTVLWDELWLGVLQQQHMHVLRRIQQLEDEVKRVQNNNTLRKEEKVAIMREKHSALMRPVVFALDHVRSITAAAAETPHETWFQGMYGDALHNALERLRNPQNPANPANSWVPFKQIMLSLQQRAQKRASYLLRLEEISPRLASMSHTEMALPGEVSATDTITIHNVGSTITILPTKTKPKKLYFLGSDGKNYPYLFKGLEDLHLDERIMQFLSIVNTMFTKVNQQESPRFHARHYSVTPLGTRSGLIQWVDGATPLFGLYKRWQQREAVLQAQKAQDSFQQPQNLPMVPRPSELYYSKIGPALKVVGLSLDVSRRDWPLSVMRDVLRELMETTPPNLLAKELWCSCTTPSEWWRVTQSYARSTAVMSMVGYIIGLGDRHLDNVLIDMTTGEVVHIDYNVCFEKGKSLRVPEKVPFRMTHNIETALGVTGVEGIFRLSCEQVVQMMRRGRETLLTLLEAFVYDPLVDWTAGGEVGFAGAVYGGGGQQAENKQSKREMERDITRSLFSSRVAEIKVNWFKNRDEMQAVLPQVEMAVEEYLSLQEQLAQVDKVQGKLLEEMEFLEGAESRVDHPVHTLEHRYSEHTQLQSRQRTVQDAIQSKLSDLDQWISQYQAAFGSLEATQLASLLQEISSPIDLGPPSYVPATAFLQNAGQAHLISQCEALEAEVSALLQQRRSILRACLEHLHSYATVALLYPRAVLHRHRVYTWKQWMEELVCDMTVDHCQAVYHHYEMQFAPQSPASTCQFLSSVEMALQHHAAETNTRLLRQVERLKAEGASVPVCEEQLQEIERCIKVFLHEDAELASFSLAGIIISALCALTRRNLVMEGAAASAGEQLVELTSRDGAWFLEELCSMSGNITCLVQLLKECQLQSHDLDVLSPEDTSQAVYLANGVYTCLQELNTNFRQIIFPEALRCMLKGESTLESMLSELDSLIEQCADGVSLQGLGEALQAHLRNTAMGLDEDADAHYLEVTRVLRVQYSELIQPRNMEGSIQDTPKMSAGQMLLVAFDGMFAQLESAFGLLIDKLNSMDVPPAWRKVDVIWEARATQAHFFDSTQTRQVLEEIFFLKRLQTIRDFFRLCASFSQTLSGTCPSPADVEPPPSNGPVSLAKPLYRGSTVVSEDQMTRPIKAFTADFVRQMLMGLPTQALGLALCSALSALGTDLIAQVEAKDFGAEGKVSLDDLCKKAVEQGVQAGRISQLLLNRATVLASSYDTAWKKLDLVRRLELSIDACKVSLQRAQLHIAMFQWQHEDVLGTRSQPLTVSPPPRSIILSNMKKKLYKLSQDDAAIASVQEKLASLEGSIEQRLKWAGGANPALAPVLQDFESTISERRALVVKESQRATQVTFLCGTVLNFESLRTRTPEALSMDAALFDLVKRCQATCSYAAQFSTSVSPLELQLLHRLSPVMELSIGAPEWLACAQKHLSQEMASQRAGQEEREQQLDNVTETLQLLVDTIKGTLSNHNRLLADVKHLLRAMAKDEESALADGEEVMYEGSVRQFLCEYKAWQDNVQIVLFTVVQATGQPRSEEQVELLQEIPSTLKELKAQSQSVYNGLVGFASPLVTDRGSECASPTSTVQTSFAAAVRCSGVKTQPDSMSQNARKALPRNLGTPADTPPSTLIITNKSLAPSPKRTVRDPKTGRAVQERNSYAVSVWKRVKAKLEGRDVDPNRRMSVTEQVDYVIKEATNLDNLAQLYEGWTAWV; from the exons ATGAGCCGCAAAGCCCTCGGGTCTCGGCTTAGCAGCGCCCAGAAACTGCACCGGAACTGGAATGACTGGCAGCCCAG aggcGACAGCACGTCAGCCAGCCAGGAAGGTGTAAAGTGCAGCGTCTCCAGAGAGCACAGCAGTTCAGCAGCTGTTTACGAGCCTGCGCACTCCGAGCAGCCGGGAACGCCGCCGCTGCACCATGACACCTACGCCACTCACAGCTCACTGGAAgaaggaggtgtgtgtgagtgtgtgt GTGTGTATGACGCTGATGGAGGCCACAGTGAAAATACATTTGGTTGGAAGTCGCTGGGGCAAGAGTTGAGGATCAACGATGTGACGGTGGATTTATCAAGTTTTCAGCATGGACATCGTGCTTTAGCTGCTAAGGACATGAGGAAATCACAGG accgACCGCAGGCTCATTCTGATGAGTCTCGGCTCGCCAATCTTCTGCGGAGGGTGTCGCGGGAGGACGACCGGGACCGCAGACTGGCTACCTTGAAACAAATGAGGGAACTTATCGTGCACTCGGAAAACAAGGTG GTCCTGGTTAAACAGTTGGATACCATTTTGAGCACCCTGAATGACATTTTGAATGAaag CAGTAAACTCCTCCATGAGCTGCGACAGGAAGCGGCCTGCTGCCTGGGTTTGCTCTGCGCCGCCCTCAGCTACGAGGCCGAGAAGATCTTCAAGTGGATGTTTATGAAGTTCAGCGGCTGCAGTAAGGACGAGGTGAAGCTGCTCTACCTGGTGGCCGTGTACAAGGCTCTGGAGACGGCGGGGGAGAAGAAGGCGTTCTCGCCGGTCATGCAG TTGGTGATGAGCAGCCTCCAGTCCATCCTGGAGAACCTGGACACCCCGGAGCTGCTGTGTCAGAGTGTGAAGTGCATCCTGCTGGTGGCGCGCTGCTACCCGCACGTCTTCAGTACCAACTTCAGA GACACGGTGGACATCCTGGTGGGGTGGCACATCGatcacacacagaaacaggCTCTCACTCTGCAGGTGTCGG GCTGGTTACAGAGTCTGGAACAGTTCTGGGTGGCTGATCTGGCCTTTTCTACGACGTTGTTGGGTCAGTTTCTGGAGGACATGGAGGCGTACGCAGAG GACCTGAGCCACGTGGTGTCTGGAGAGGCCGTGGACGAGGACGTCCCCCCACCCGCCGTGTCTCTGCCCAAACTGGCGGCTCTGCTGCGCGTCTTCAGCACGGTGGTGCGCAGCATCGGGGAGCGCTTCAACCCCATCCGGGGCCCGCCCATCACCGAGGCGTACGTCACCGAC gtgttAAACCGCGTGTTGACGTGCATCACCACGGCTAAGCAGGTTTACTTCTCGGAGGCCGTGCTGACGGCGGGgaacgagtgtgtgtgcgtgctgctGACCAGCATGGACTCGAGCAGTCAGCTGAGCGGAGCGGTGATCTCCTACGGACTGGACCAGCTGGAGAGCTGCCGGTCGTGTAGCGCCGAGTACAGCATGGCCGTCCTGAACCTGCTCACGCTG aTTGTTGATCAGATAAACACCAAGCTTCCCGCTACATTTGTAGAAAAGCTGCTGTCTCCGAACTCCCAGCTCCTCGAGCTGCGCttccacagagagagagag GTGATGGTTGCGGCCCACTCCGTGTACCAGGCGGTGCTGAGCCTAAAGAACATCCCCATCCTGGAGGCGGCGTACAAGCTGGTGCTGGGGGAAATGGGCTGCGCCGTCAACAGCCTGCTGGCGCCGCTGGGTCTCCCGCCGGCGTGTCCGTCCATCCAGCACACGGCGTTCGCCCAGCTGCAGCTCCGTCCCGACCGAGCCGAGTTCGTCCTCATCTTCAACCTCAGCACGCTCACCACCATCGGCAACACCAAGAACTCCCTGATCGGG ATGTGGGCGCTCTCTCCCACCGTGTTCGCGCTCCTCAGCCAGAACCTGGTGTTGGTTCACAACGAGCTGGCCGTGCACTACCCTGCGGTCCAGTACGCCGTCCTCTACACACTCTACTCACACTgcaccag ACACGACCACTTCATCTCCAGCAGCCTCAGCTCCTCAAGCCCCTCCCTCTTTGATGGTGCGGTCATCAGCACGGTTACCACGGCAACCAAAAAGCATTTTAGCACACTTCTTAGTCTGTTGGGGTCGCTCCTGAGTAAGGACCATCTAAACCCTGAGGCCAG GAAGCTGCTGCTCACCTGGTCCCTGGAAGTCTGTGTGATGATGAAGAAATCTGAGACGTACTCCCCGCTCTTCTCCTTGCCCTCCTTTCAAAGGTTCTGTAAAGGAATTCTCTCAAATG CGTTGCATGAAGACCCCACTGTGTGTCTCCAAACCTGCAGCAGTCTCCAGGTCCTGTCCTCATCCCTCCCCATGGAGCTcttgcagag gtgtgtggATGTGTGCCGGGTGCAGTTGGTCCACTCGACTGTCCGAGTCCGACAGGCCTTCGGGAAGCTCCTGAGGTCCGTCCCACTGCACGTGGCCCTGAG TAACCGCAGCTCCTCTGAGATTCATGAGATTTCTCTCGCCATCCGACGGCACATGAGCAAAGCGCCGAGCAACACCTTCCACCCGCAGGACTTCTCCGACCTCATCAGCTTCATTCTGTATGGAACCGTCCACCGCGGGGG taaggAGCCGTGGTTGGAGCGGTTGTACCACAGCTGTCAGCGGTTGGAGAAGCGCGAGTGTGCGGTGGTGCCGCGGTCTCTGCTGAAGACGGAGGCGGTGCTGTGGCAGTGGGCCGTGTGGGAAGCTGCTCAGTTCACCGTCCTCTCCAAACTGCGCACACCTCTGGGACGAGCCCAGGACACGTTCCAAACCATCGAAG ggaTGATCCGCAGTCTGGCGGCTCACAGTCTGAACAGCGAGCAGGAGTTGAGTCAGTGGAGTGGAGGAGAGAGTGATGAAGGTCACCACACCAACCAGCTCCGCCTCGCTCTGCTGCTGCAGTTCCTCGAGAACCTCGAGAAGCTCATGTACAACGCTTACGAAGGCTGCGCCAACGCCCTCACCGCCCCGCCCAAG GGCATCAGGACCTTCTTCTACACCAACCGTCAGACGTGTCAGGATTGGCTGACGAGGATCCGTCTGGCTCTGATGAGGGTGGGGCTTATGTCCGGCCAGCCGGCCGTCACCATCCGCCACGGCTTCGACCTGCTCACGGAGATCAAGAACAGCAGCTCACAG GGTCCTGAGATGGAGGTTCCCATCACCATGCTGGTGGAGGCGCTGTGTGAGCTGCGCTGTCCTGAGGCCATCCAGGGTCTGGCGGCGTGGAGCCTCACCCACATGGGGAAGAGCCTGGCCTGGGTGGGCTCTGTGGCGCTGCAGGCCGAGGGGAA GTTTGAGAAGGCAGCTCTGGAGTACCAGGAGCAGCTGTGTGCCGTCACTGGGGTCGACTGCTCCATCAAGGGCTTCGACAGATCCCTACTGAAGCTCTCCAACTCATCCACAGGCAACAGCTCCAGTCCTAAACACACAGCAAACG gagATGTTAAGAAGACTGTTCTGTTGAAGTCCAGCGAGTGTTCCCCCGAGGTCCTGAACTTCTTGGCCAATAAGGCGTGTGAGTGTTACGTGTCTCTGAGCGACTGGGCCTCGGTGCAGGAGTGGCAGGCCAGCATGATGGCGCTTAAAAAGAACAGCAACAGCTCGGCCACCGTCAACCTCAAGACCGACTTTAACTACATCAA agctcTGAGCAGGTTTGAGGATGGAGATTTCCCAGAGTGCCGTGCACAATTGGAGCTGCTTCCTGGAGAAGATTATGGCCTCCTTAACTCCAACACGAAGGACAAACTCG acctGAAGCGCCTCCTTCCCGCCGTACTCAGTCCTGATCCATCTGAGCTCCAGAAGGCCATCGAGGTCCAGCTGCTGAGGAGCGCCGTAGGAGCCATCACCTCCGCCAGTCACGAGCAGGACCAGAAAGTTCTACCTTCATCAGA TACTCTGGTGAAGTACCTGAAGCAGACGGGTCGGATCGCTCTGGGCCCCCTGCGCCTGTCCACACTCACCCTGTGTGACACTCTGCCCACGCTCGGCACCCTGCAGCTCCACTGTGCCAGCTCTTTGGAGACCTCGCTGTGCAGTCAGCACCCCTCTGag GAGTGTCTGGTCCCGCTGTACAGCGAGGCTCTGAGCACGTGCAAGCAGCAGGACGTTCAGCCGTGGCTCCACGCGCTCAGATACAGCACCTTTCAGAGGGAGATGTTTCTGAAGCTCAGAG GCTCGTCTGGTCCCGTGGACTCTCACCTGGTGGAGCTGTGTCTGACGGCGGTGAAGTTCGCCCGCAAGCAGGGGAACATCGCTCTCGCCACGCGCCTACTCGCCCAGTGCAGCAAACCGTCCACTGACGACACGGAGGACTCCGACCTGGTACAGGGCTTCAGGCAGTTGTCCCTAGAGGGCGTAGTGGCCGAGAAATGGGGCCCCGAGCTGAAGATCGAGAGGGCTAAAGTGCTGTTCACTGCAG GTCAGTCGGTGTCTGCGATGGAGATGTTGAGCTCGTGCGCGCTGTCCTACTGCCGCTCGGGGAAGTGCGAGCGCGCGGCGTGCCGCTCCATCCTCACCCTGTGTAAGTGGCTGCTGGCCGACTGGAAGGACCTGACGCCTCAACTCAAACAGGTGGTGAAGAGGAACAGCAGCAGCCCACCTACGGCCCTCGGCAAGAACGTCGCCGCCCTGCTGGAGCTGCCCGTGGAGGAGCAGGGTATACTGCGCATCACCACCGAGACCACAG TGAGCGTGGGAGTCGGGGAAGCAGATTTTGTCCTTGGCCAGCTGTACCAGCTCTCTGCCAGCCAGGCGCCCGAAGTGGCCAAGTCCTGGGCCGCCTTAGCCAGCTGGGCTTACAGATGGGGACGCAAAGTCGTCGATAACGCCAG TCAAGGAGAAGGTGTTCCTCTGCTCCCGGGAGAGAAGAAGGAGATCGAGGAGTTACTGCCGACCGGCACCAGTAACGAGGACAAGGAGATGATTTTTAGCATCCTGGGTCAGGCCATGTGTCGCCCCGCGGGAATTCAG GACGAGGACATGGCTCTGCAGAACGAGGAGGACGATGAGGACGACATGGTGGACGTGATCTGGAGGCAGCTGCTGAGCTCATGCCCGTGGCTGGCGGAGGTGGAGGAGGGCGTGACGGAGGGGCTGATCCGGGTGTGGAGGCGGGTGGTGGACCGGATCTTCAGCCTGTACCGCGTCTCCTGCAGGGCGTACTTCACCTTCCTCAAACTCAACGCCGGACAG ACGCCCATCGACGAGGACGACCCCAAACTCCTGCTGaaccctcagaacagcaagcaGAGCAACGACGACGTGATCGTCATGGCGACGCTGCGCCTGCTGCGCCTGCTAGTGAAGCACGCCGGGGAGCTGAGGGAGGGGCTGGAGCTCGGGCTGGCCTCCACGCCCACCGCGCCCTGGAGAG gcaTCATCCCTCAGCTGTTCTCCAGACTGAACCACCCCGAGGCGTACATTCGTCAGAGTATCTGCAGCCTGCTGTGTCGCGTAGCTCAGGACTCGCCCCACCTCATCCTTTACCCCGCCATTGTGGGCTCCATTTCACTCGGAGGAGAGGCACAGactgcag gTACGAAGCTGCCCTCGGCTCTGCCCACTCTGTTGGGGAACATGCCGGACGAGGCCCTGTGCGGGGGCGAGAGCGAGGGCGTCAGTCCCCCCGCGTCTCAGGAGAGCGGTCGAGGAGACGAGCTGGGACTTTGCTCCATGGAGGACCAGGCCATGATGCAGGACTGCTACAGCAAGATTGTGGACACGCTCTCCGGAGCGAACCCCACCATGGTGCAGCAG gtgcaGATGCTGGTTGGGGAGCTGCGCAGGGTGACTGTCCTGTGGGACGAGCTGTGGCTGGGCGTCCTACAACAGCAGCACATGCACGTCCTGCGCAGGATCCAGCAGCTTGAGGACGAAGTCAAGAGAGTCCAGAACAACAACACGCTGCGCAA GGAGGAGAAGGTGGCCATCATGAGGGAGAAACACTCCGCCCTGATGCGGCCCGTGGTCTTCGCTCTGGATCACGTGCGCAGCATCACTGCCGCCGCCGCAGAGACGCCTCATGAGACGTGGTTCCAGGGGATGTACGGCGACGCCTTACACAACGCTCTGGAGCGACTGAGGAACCCGCAGAACCCGGCCAACCCCGCCAACAGCTGGGTTCCCTTCAAACAG ATCATGTTGAGTCTGCAGCAGCGAGCTCAGAAGCGAGCGAGTTATCTCCTGCGTCTGGAGGAGATCAGCCCTCGCCTAGCCTCCATGTCTCACACCGAGATGGCTCTCCCAGGCGAGGTGTCCGCCACCGACACCATCACCATCCACAACGTGGGCAGCACCATCACCATCCTGCCCACCAAGACCAAGCCCAAAAAACTTTACTTCCTCGGCTCGGACGGCAAAAACTACCCGTACCTCTTCAAAG GTCTGGAGGATTTACATTTAGATGAGCGGATCATGCAGTTCTTGTCTATAGTTAACACGATGTTCACTAAAGTAAACCAGCAGGAGAGTCCACGCTTCCACGCCCGTCACTACTCGGTCACGCCCCTCGGCACTCGCTCGGGTCTCATCCAATGGGTGGACGGGGCCACGCCCCTGTTCGGTCTTTATAAACGCTGGCAGCAGCGCGAGGCCGTGCTTCAGGCTCAGAAG GCCCAGGACTCGTTCCAGCAGCCCCAGAACCTGCCCATGGTGCCACGCCCCAGTGAGCTCTACTACAGTAAGATCGGTCCGGCTCTGAAGGTGGTGGGTCTCAGCCTGGACGTGTCGCGCCGCGATTGGCCGCTCAGCGTCATGAGGGATGTTCTGCGGGAGCTGATGGAGACCACTCCCCCTAACCTGCTGGCCAAAGAGCTGTGGTGCTCGTGTACCACGCCCAGTGAGTGGTGGAGGGTCACACAG TCGTATGCCCGGTCCACTGCTGTGATGTCGATGGTGGGTTACATCATCGGTTTAGGAGACCGTCACCTGGACAACGTGCTGATCGACATGACGACTGGCGAGGTGGTGCACATCGACTACAACGTCTGCTTCGAGAAAG GGAAAAGTCTGAGGGTTCCAGAGAAGGTGCCTTTCCGCATGACGCACAACATCGAGACGGCGTTAGGAGTCACAGGAGTGGAAGGGATCTTCAGACTCTCCTGTGAGCAG GTGGTCCAGATGATGCGTCGGGGCAGAGAGACCCTCCTGACCCTGCTGGAGGCGTTCGTGTACGACCCCCTGGTGGACTGGACGGCGGGCGGTGAGGTGGGCTTCGCCGGGGCGGTGTACGGAGGAGGGGGGCAGCAGGCCGAGAACAAGCAGAGCAAGAGGGAGATGGAGAGGGACATCACGCGCAGCCTGTTCTCCTCTCGCGTAGCCGAGATCAAG gtGAACTGGTTTAAGAACCGTGACGAGATGCAGGCGGTTCTGCCGCAGGTGGAGATGGCTGTGGAGGAGTACCTGAGTCTGCAGGAGCAGCTCGCTCAGGTGGACAAGGTGCAGGGCAAGCTGCTGGAGGAGATGGAGTTCCTGGAGGGAGCGGAGAGCAGAGTGGACCACCCCGTCCACACACTGGAGCACAG ATACTCGGAGCACACGCAGCTGCAGTCGAGACAGAGGACCGTACAGGACGCCATCCAGAGCAAGCTGTCGGACCTGGACCAGTGGATCTCTCAGTACCAGGCGGCGTTCGGGAGTCTGGAGGCCACACAGCTCGCCAGCCTCCTGCAGGAGATCAGCAGCCCCATAGACCTCG GTCCGCCCAGCTACGTCCCCGCTACAGCCTTTCTGCAGAACGCGGGTCAGGCTCACCTGATCAGCCAGTGCGAGGCCCTGGAGGCGGAGGTGAGCGCCCTGCTGCAGCAGCGCCGCTCCATACTGCGCGCCTGCCTTGAGCACCTGCACAGCTACGCCACCGTCGCCCTGCTGTACCCGCGCGCCGTCCTACACCGCCACCGCGTCTACACCTGGAAGCAGTGGATGGAGGAGCTGGTGTGTGACATGACGGTGGATCACTGCCAGGCCGTCTATCACCA TTACGAGATGCAGTTCGCCCCCCAGTCCCCGGCGTCCACGTGTCAGTTCCTGTCGAGCGTGGAGATGGCGCTGCAGCACCACGCGGCGGAGACGAACACGCGGCTCCTGCGCCAGGTGGAGAGGCTGAAGGCGGAGGGCGCGAGCGTGCCCGTGTGTGAGGAGCAGCTGCAGGAGATCGAGCGCTGCATCAAGGTCTTCCTGCACGAGGACGCCGAGCTCGCCTCCTTCAGCCTGGCCGGGATCATCATCTCCGCCCTCTGCGCCCTGACCAG GCGTAACCTAGTGATGGAGGGCGCGGCGGCGAGCGCGGGGGAGCAGCTCGTGGAGCTGACGTCCCGGGACGGAGCCTGGTTCCTGGAGGAGCTCTGCAGCATGAGCGGGAACATCACGTGTCTGGTGCAGCTGCTGAAAGAGTGCCAGCtccagtcacatgacctggacgTGCTCAGCCCCGAGGACACGTCTCAGGCCGTCTACCTGGCCAACGGGGTGTACACCTGCCTacag GAGCTGAACACCAACTTCCGTCAGATCATCTTCCCCGAGGCTCTGCGCTGCATGCTGAAGGGCGAGAGCACGCTGGAGAGCATGCTGTCTGAACTCGACTCGCTCATAGAGCAGTGTGCAGACGGCGTGTCCCTGCAGGGCCTGGGGGAGGCGCTACAGGCTCACCTCCGCAACACCGCCATGGGGCTGGACGAGGACGCAGACGCACACTACCTCGAGGTCACCAG GGTTCTGCGTGTCCAGTACTCTGAGCTGATCCAGCCTCGGAACATGGAGGGCTCCATACAGGACACGCCTAAGATGAGTGCGGGACAGATGCTGCTGGTGGCCTTCGATGGCATGTTCGCTCAGCTGGAGAGCGCCTTCGGGCTCCTGATCGATAAG TTGAACTCCATGGACGTTCCTCCTGCCTGGAGGAAGGTGGACGTGATTTGGGAGGCTCGGGCCACGCAGGCGCACTTCTTCGACAGCACGCAGACACGTCAGGTTCTGGAGGAGATCTTCTTCCTCAAGAGACTCCAGACCATCCGCGACTTCTTCCGGCTGTGCGCCTCGTTCTCTCAGACGCTCTCGGGTACCTGTCCTTCTCCCGCAGACGTCGAACCCCCGCCGTCTAACGGCCCCGTGTCGCTGGCGAAGCCCCTGTACCGCGGCTCCACGGTGGTGAGCGAGGACCAGATGACGCGCCCTATCAAGGCGTTCACGGCGGACTTCGTGAGGCAGATGCTGATGGGCCTGCCCACCCAGGCCCTGGGCCTGGCTCTCTGCAGCGCCCTCAGCGCTCTGGGCACCGACCTCATCGCCCAGGTGGAGGCCAAAGACTTTGGGGCCGAGGGGAAGGTGTCTCTGGACGACCTGTGTAAGAAGGCGGTGGAGCAGGGTGTCCAGGCGGGACGGATCTCACAGCTGCTGCTGAACAGGGCCACGGTGCTCGCCAGCTCGTACGACACGGCGTGGAAGAAGCTTGACCTGGTGCGCCGTCTGGAGCTCAGCATCGACGCCTGCAAGGTCAGCCTGCAGAGGGCGCAGCTGCACATCGCCATGTTTCAG tggCAGCACGAGGACGTCCTGGGGACTCGCTCTCAGCCCCTGACGGTCAGCCCTCCGCCCCGCTCAATCATCCTCAGCAACATGAAGAAGAAGCTCTACAAGCTCAGCCAGGACGACGCGGCCATCGCCAGTGTTCAG GAGAAACTGGCGTCACTAGAGGGCAGCATCGAGCAGAGACTGAAGTGGGCGGGCGGGGCGAACCCTGCTCTGGCGCCCGTGCTGCAGGACTTTGAGAGCACCATCTCGGAGCGGCGCGCTCTGGTGGTGAAGGAGAGTCAGCGCGCCACCCAGGTCACCTTCCTGTGCGGCACGGTGCTCAACTTCGAAAGTCTTCGCACCCGCACGCCCGAGGCCCTGAGCATGGACGCGGCTCTGTTCGACCTGGTGAAGCGCTGCCAGGCCACCTGCTCATACGCCGCCCAGTTCAGCACCTCCGTCTCCCCTCTGGAGCTGCAGCTACTCCACAGACTG AGTCCTGTAATGGAGCTGTCGATCGGCGCCCCCGAGTGGTTGGCGTGCGCTCAGAAGCACCTGTCTCAAGAGATGGCGAGTCAGAGGGCGGGGCAGGAGGAGCGCGAGCAGCAGCTGGACAATGTCACTGAAACGCTGCAGCTGTTGGTGGACACCATTAAAGGCACCCTGTCCAATCACAACCGCCTGCTGGCCGACGTCAAGCACCTGCTGCGTGCCATGGccaag gacgAGGAGAGTGCTCTAGCAGATGGAGAGGAAGTGATGTATGAGGGCAGCGTGCGTCAGTTCCTGTGCGAGTACAAGGCGTGGCAGGATAACGTGCAGATCGTGTTGTTCACGGTGGTGCAGGCGACGGGACAGCCGCGCAGCGAAGAGCAGGTGGAGCTCCTGCAGGAGATTCCCTCCACGCTCAAGGAGCTCAAAGCACAGagccagag TGTGTATAACGGCCTGGTGGGATTCGCGTCTCCCCTGGTCACAGACAGAGGAAGTGAGTGTGCGAGCCCCACCTCGACCGTGCAGACGAGCTTCGCCGCCG CTGTGCGATGCAGTGGCGTGAAGACGCAGCCTGACAGCATGTCTCAGAACGCCCGTAAAGCCCTCCCTCGCAACCTGGGGACCCCGGCGGACACCCCGCCCAGCACCCTGATCATTACCAACAAAAGCCTGGCTCCGAGCCCCAAGCGCACCGTCAGGGACCCGAAAACCGGCAGAG cTGTACAAGAGAGGAACTCGTACGCTGTGAGTGTGTGGAAGAGGGTGAAGGCGAAGCTAGAGGGGCGCGACGTCGACCCCAACCGGAGAATGAGCGTCACCGAGCAG GTGGATTACGTCATCAAGGAAGCCACGAACCTGGACAATCTGGCGCAGCTGTACGAAGGCTGGACGGCATGGGTGTGA